A segment of the uncultured Desulfobulbus sp. genome:
GGGGGAGTGTACATTGTTCCTTCCCCTGGGTTCAGATGAATAACGGAAGAGAGTTCCATGAGCCGAAAAAGAAACGAGCCCATAAAAACGGCTAGACAGACAAGAAAAATGATGAGCGACTTTTTTTTACTTCTCCAGATTTGCATGCAGTTGCACCTCGCTTAAAGAGGACAGCTATCTCAGGTGGCCATCTTATTTCAGTGGAGGATACGAAATATTGTATTTCTTCATTTTACGCCAGAGCGTGGTTTTATCAATCCCCAGGTGATCTGCGGTTTTTTTTCTGTGGCCGTTGTAGCGATGCAGCGCCGCAACGATGGTACTGGCCTCGGCGTTGGACAGAGGGTTCGCCTCGGCGGTTTCATCCTGCTCGACCACGGTTTCAATGACCGAATGCCGCACTTCCTCGGGCAGGCTCTCAATATCAATGACCGTGTCCCGACACATCACAAAACAGTGCTCTATGATATTTTCCAGCTCACGGACATTCCCAGGAAAATCATACTGCATCAGAATGTTGAGCACAGCCGGACAGACCCCCTGGATATTGGTCCTTTTAGACTTCCTGAATTTATTGATAAAATGCTGCACCAAAAGAGGAATATCTTCTCTGCGCTCACTGAAAGGCGGCAGGGAGATATGAATGATATTGAGACGAAAAAAGAGGTCACTGCGAAAAGCGTTGTTCTCAATCATCTGCCTCAGATTTCTGTTGGTGGCCGAAACGACCCGGGCGTTAGTTTTGACGGGTGCCGTTGAGCCCAGGGGTTCAAATTCATTTTCCTGAAGTACCCGCAGCAATTTGGCCTGCAACGCTGGCGAAATATCCCCAATTTCATCAAGAAAGATGGTGCCGTTTTCAGCCAGGGCGAATTTTCCGGGTTTGTCTTTCACCGCCCCGGTAAAGGCGCCTTTTTTATAGCCAAAAAGCTCTGATTCCAGCAGGGCATCGGGCAGGGCCGCACAGTTGAGGGCGATAAAGGGGCCTTTTTTATGGCTTAAGTCGTGAATTGCCCGGGCGAAGAGTTCTTTTCCCGAGCCGCTCTCCCCTTCTATGAGCACCGTGCTGTCACTTTTGGCTATGGCGGGCAGGGTCGCAAAAATCTTCTGAATTTTATGATTTTTACTGATGATATTGTGAAAATTATACTTGGATGCGATCTTCTTCCGCTGACAGGCCAGGCTTGAAATATCCCTGAAGGTTTCTACCCCCCCGATCATCTGATTTTTGCTGTCGCGCAGAACTGAGGTGCTCACAGCGACCTGGACATCATCGCCGTCTACATCCTTAATCGTATACTTCTGATTAAAAATATCCTTACCGGTTTCAATGGATTTATTCAAAGCGCAATCGGCAATGCAGATATTGGCACGAAACACATTATAGCACTTCATGCCAATGGCTTCTTCGCGATCAAAGCCGGTGATAATTTCGGCGGCCCGGTTAAAAGAGGTAATCTCGAATTTATGGTTCACCGTAAATGCACCATCCGCTATGGATTCAAGTATATTGCGACTGAACGAATCCGGGGACTCCTCATGGGAGCCCTTGCATTTTTCCTGCGGATTCTGGTGCTGATTCTTTTTGTCCACGGCACTCTTACGAATAGTTGGCCTCGGTTGTTGTCGTACAAGTGTGGAATTGTCGCCTCGCCCAAGGGTGCTTCTATTAGAAATTGATGCGGAGCCTTTGTCAACAGTCGGTGTTTCCATTCTGGAACTCCATACGGTGTGTACGACCAGGTATCCCTTCAACTAACAAAAGCACATCCGTGCTTTCAAATCGGGGGAATAGCCTGGTCAGTTACGGCTAGCCAGCAAACTTGACTTACAAATTAATGATGCTCCTCATACCCTGTCACCATCGCTTTAAAATGCGCCAACGGGCTGCTGCCCAGCGTCGACAGATAACAGTGAACAATCATGAACGAGATAAAAAAGAAAGAAAGAAGAACGTGAATCGTATCGATAATTTTAATACCGCCGAGCAGATTAATATATTCTTCATATCCTGCAATCTTCCAGAGGAAAATTCCTGTAATTATTTGAGCAGGAAGAATGAACATCATTATCAGCAGGTATGCCTGTTGTTGCAAGGGATTAAACTTATTTGCCGGGGTCATTGTGTGTGGATTGGGAGCACCTTTAAAAATTCCATACCCGTAATAGAGCGCCTGGGTCATCATCTGAGGAATGAGTTTTTGAAAATCAGGGATATATATGCGAATCTTCCCTGTACTGAAATAAAAACCAAGCCAGATAAAGTAATTTGCCACAACAACCAGCCCAATGTAGTTATGCAGGGTGATGGCATGATTCAAGGTCATGATATTGATACTCTCTGCATAGCGTATTTGTATACCGGTACAAATCAACAAGACAAAACCGGCGGCATTGATCCAGTGCCAAAAACGAACCGGTGCTGGGTGCACGTATACCATATTTTCTCTGTGCGGCATGGTGTAGCCTCCATTAATATACATAATTTCGATTTGTTATTTATTATCAGCGGCATGTTTCCTGCGCCAGGGAATCGTCAACAGACGCATGGTTAAGTGGCCAAGCACAACCAGGACTCCACCGGCAACAATGATCAGGCCGATCTTATCCAGAAGCTTGATGCGTGTGCCGCCAAGGAGATAAAAATGACTGACGTAATAGCTTTCCAAAACACTGCGATCGACCTTGTGATGGACAATACCACCATCAGGATTTGGAAAGACTATATTAACCTCATTGAAATAGGACGAGTTGGAAGAGTGACACTGGCCGCACTCTTTCTGTGCCCCCTGTTTGACTATGCCATGGGCCGAGGCATCGATGGCGGCTACCAGCTCTGCGTGAAGTACCGTCCGAATGTTTTTCAGTTTCAGCCTGAGCATGAGATCATCGAATTCACCTTGATTCACTGCTCCGTCTTTATCCGTATCTACGGTTGCCATGAAATCTTTGGCGCTCACACCAATTTTTTCCATTAAGGAGTCTGTCTGATCGTAGGTTCCGGTGGCCAGATCAAAAAATCGCAGATGGGTGTGGCGTGGAGCATTGGGAGAATGGCAGACGACGCAGTCAACATTGGCAAAATGAGACTCCTTGGATGGCAGCCAATCATGCGACTGATATGGGTTATGGCACTTCAGGCAGACATAATCCATCCGCTCGGAAACCGACGCCGAGGCCATCTGCTTCACATTGTGATATCCATGACAGGCATAACAGGTCATGCTGATCCCCTTGGTCCGCATGGCCATATGCACGCTGTCTTTGAACTCAACAGCTGATTCTTCATGACACATTGCACACTGCACTGGTTGCAGGGTTGCAGCATGGGGAAGATCTTCATCCCAGTTCAACGCCTCAATATCAGTGTGACAATCAACACAGGTGATGCCGTTGGCATTATGCACCGAATGGTTAAAGGCATCCTCATCGACATAGAGGGATTTGGTCAACTCCACCTGTAAAATGTTGTCAGTACTCTTTTTTGTCAGCGTCTCGTCGCTGTGGCACTCCATACATTCGCTGTTTTCAACAGCCAACACCTGCAAAGGCCAGAGCGTACATGCCGCCAACAGACATGCTCCCAACAAACGTGTTACCGAGTGTATCGATTTCATTGCACCTCCATGAGATTTCATCAAAGTTTTTTATCTTATTGGCATACGTACTTTTAAAAGATCGAAGGTTAGCTTGACCTCGTTGTGTCATTTAGGTTGCCCCTCCCATGTATGGGCAGGCGCCCTTCTCCCCACAGAAGACCAAACCGGATTGCTTCTATCTATTTATTGGTTTCCTTCCACACATGAACTCGTCGCTGAAATGTGCGTAATTTGCTCTGCCCAAATTTCCCCGGATACTTTTCCTGTAAGTATCTAAACAACTCCGAAGCAGTCAACTGAGGGTCCTCTTTCAACTTCGGGACAATCTCTTGGGACCAGACCCCTGTAAAATCATCAGGATGAGTTCTCCAGTGTCGTTGATTTCTGGCGGCAAGCGTAAAGGTTCCATTTTCAATGCGACGCCCTGTTCGCTCGGAGATGCCCGCAATGGCAGCTGCTGTTCGCTGTGTTTTCCCTTTTCTTCGTTCCTCTTTGTAGACCTGCACCTGCTTTCCGTTTACGTGTTTTCCAGACACCGGAAGCCTCCTCAATTACGCCTCAGTAGTCCAGAGCCCTTTGGGAAAAATCGGCCTTACTAATTGCCGGACACCGGACTCTATAATTGACATTCCATTGGACACAAAACTTCACAGAACATATAGCAGCTGGCGTGCCATTGTTATAAATTGAATAATTACAGAAAGTTATAGCAATGGAGACGAATAGAGGTTGCAACTCTGCAACCAATTTTCAGGGAGTAGATTGCAGATCTGCAATCAGGTAAAGAACTGAAACATTGGGTAGTTATGCATCCCCCCTTCGCTCCTTGGCATGGACAAAAAAGGGGCCAGAGAGCACACCGTCTTTTCAATGACTGTATGTTCTGGCCCCTATTTCTGCAGAAACGCGACTACAGATTGGTCAACTGGTGTCCGTCCAGAAATGAGGATTTTTGTTCAAGTTCAGGTACCCCCCGACTCCGAGGCATGCGAAAAATTCTATCGCAAGCATATAGATGATATTCCGATGATAAAATTAGCATAACAAGGTAAGCGAAGACTCCGGGAAATTGGGAAAAAGACCGTTTCCTGGGGGGGGCACTAACGGGGGGACGGTGCACGTGATAGAGGATTTTACTGAGTCAACATAAACGCATAACGCCGTCAATGTCGGTTGAACATGAAAGTGTACCATAAAAAAAAAAGAACATTCTTCACCATGATTGCGGTGAAAAATGTTCTGTTCTTCGTTGAGATAAAGAAGAATAGAGAGCTCGTCTCTATTACATTGCCATGACGGGCACTTTGGCCTCGGTGGCATGGAGTTTTTCATCAATAGAGTGACCGATTATGCCATAGGCATAGGCAAAGAGAAGTCCATTCACCAAATTCACCATACAGAGCTGCGAACCGGTCATTAAGGTATTAAACTCCAGCATGCCGCTTCCCAGAAGACAGATATAGCCCACCGAGCCGTGTACCAGGTTTCCCACAAGACCGACGAGACCAACAAGTTTTCCCAAGACTGGAATATAGGTCATCTGCAACAGGCCGAAACTCACCGGAGCTACCACCGCACCAAAGGCGATACCGTTCCACATCCACCTGTTTCGCATGTTGAAATTCTTAGTCAGATGCAGGCTTGACAGAGGAATAATTGCTAGAAAAATTAACCATTGGCTCATGATACGTCTCCTTTCAAGTGTATGATGTGAAAATGCTTATAGGGGACTCCCTTGGACTCAAATAACCGTCATCAGTTTGACGGTGTTGTTTTCATCATCTGCCCTTTAATAGCATCTAGCGTGCCTGCTCGAGGGAATCTGGCCAGGCTTCTTTGGAGAAGTAATAATTTATAGCCTAATAACAGCTTGTTACTAGCTAACTCAAATCACAACCATCCGTCACAGCTTTTATCCGTCTAGCCTCGTTGTTTAATTTTGAGATTGCAAAACTGCAATGTGGTCACAGATACACATACAATGGGCTGCTTCCCCTTGACTGATTTTTCCAGGAAACCAAAAACTCTTTTCCCCTTCCCTCAGAGAAGGAAAGATACTTTTTGAGCTCTAACCGGCTATTCCCAGGTAAAAAGAGAAAAATCACCCTCATGAATCGCGAAACAAAAAAAGATGCATGCGATTGACACTCTGCCATGGAGGCATGTTTTGTGCTTCAGGAGGCGGGATACCTGAAAAAATCAGGTTAAATGGGGTGAAGAGACGTTGTAGAAGTTCCCACATATGAACGGTTACGAATTTTTACAGAATAAGTCACAATTCAGTAGACTTTTTGTGCAAAATCAACAAGTAGTTCTCATACACTTAAAAAAACGAGCGTTTAAGAAAGGAGGAATGCTATGAAAAAATCACTGATTTATGCTGCTCTTCTCACCCTGTGCTGTGCGCCCTGTGTCGTCAGCCTTGCCCAGGCCTCAGATAACGGCCCGGCTGAAATCACGCTGGAATCAACCATTGATGGAAGTAAAACCCCTAAACCCTCTGCTTTTCCTCATGGGAAGCACCAAGCGCTTCAGGAATGTTCCGTCTGTCATCATGGCAAAGATGCCGATGGTAAAAAGGTCGACTATGTGGAAGGACAAAAAATTGAAAAATGCGAGACCTGTCATAACACCAAAGAAGCGACAATGGCTGCAGCAGTGAATACCTTTAAGAAAGCCGCGCATAAACAGTGTAAGACCTGTCATAAAAATAAAGACCCCAAACTGGCCAAATGTAGTGTCTGTCATAAGTAATTCCATGACGATGGGGTAAAAGCAATTCCAGAAAGAGGTACATGTGTCGTAGATTGTGCGTTCTGTCGCGGGCATGGCCCGTTCCTACAAGTCCGAGGTTCCCCAGAGGCTGTAGGAGCGGGCCATGCCCGCGACAGGCTGAAGCGTCATAGGTGAATCATGGAATCTTCAGAAAAAACCGCCTGGCTATCCATTCTCACCAACACTCTGCTTGTCGGCATCAAGACAGCAGTTGCCCTTGCTTCTGGGAGTGTGGCGGTTGTTGCCGATACCATCCACTCGCTCACCGACGTTGTTTCCGCTGTGGTCATCCTCATCGGCATCAAAATAGCCAGGCGTCCGGCCCGTGGTTTTCCCTACGGACTATATAAAGTTGAGAATCTCGTTGCTCTCCTCACCTCGATTCTTATTCTCTTCGCTGGCTATGAAATCCTGAAAGCCGTCTTCTTTGGGGAAAACCGTCCCCTGCCTGAAAACATTCCTCTCTCCATTATCGGTCTCTGCGCCACACTGATCATCACCTGGCTTTTTTCCCGCTATGAGTTAAAAAAAGGCGAAGAGACGGGATCACCAAGTCTCATTGCCGACGCACGCCATGTTTGGACCGACATGCTTTCCACGCTTGTCATTCTCGCCGCCTTTATAGGCAGCGCTTTGGGATTTGGACTGGACACCTTCGCGGCAGTGATTGTGGTCATTTGTATTGTCCGCTCGGCCATGACCATCTTAATCGATTCGGTACGGGTACTGCTCGATGCCTCGCTTGACTTTGCAACCATCACCACCATTCGGGAAACCGTACTCGCTGATCCCCGTGTGGTAAAGATTAAGCAGCTCTGGGCGAGAAATGCTGGGCGCTACAAGTTTGTAGAACTGGATCTTGTGCTGCGCATCAATGACCTGGAACGCGGGCACCGCGTCACAGAGGAGATAGAAAACAGGGTTAAACTGGAAATTCCCCAGGTGGATCGGGTGCTGATTCATTTCCAGCCCCAGGGAAAAACGAAAGAGATACTTGCCCTACCCCTCTGTGCAGACCGCCAAACCATTTCAGCGCACTTTGGCGAAGCGCCTTTTTTCCGTCTGGTCACCCTGCAAAAGCCTCTCAACACCATCACAGAAGACCGGCGAGTAGAGAATCCCTATCTGGGAGAAAAAAAGGCCAAGGGCATC
Coding sequences within it:
- a CDS encoding sigma 54-interacting transcriptional regulator yields the protein MDKKNQHQNPQEKCKGSHEESPDSFSRNILESIADGAFTVNHKFEITSFNRAAEIITGFDREEAIGMKCYNVFRANICIADCALNKSIETGKDIFNQKYTIKDVDGDDVQVAVSTSVLRDSKNQMIGGVETFRDISSLACQRKKIASKYNFHNIISKNHKIQKIFATLPAIAKSDSTVLIEGESGSGKELFARAIHDLSHKKGPFIALNCAALPDALLESELFGYKKGAFTGAVKDKPGKFALAENGTIFLDEIGDISPALQAKLLRVLQENEFEPLGSTAPVKTNARVVSATNRNLRQMIENNAFRSDLFFRLNIIHISLPPFSERREDIPLLVQHFINKFRKSKRTNIQGVCPAVLNILMQYDFPGNVRELENIIEHCFVMCRDTVIDIESLPEEVRHSVIETVVEQDETAEANPLSNAEASTIVAALHRYNGHRKKTADHLGIDKTTLWRKMKKYNISYPPLK
- a CDS encoding cytochrome b/b6 domain-containing protein, with translation MPHRENMVYVHPAPVRFWHWINAAGFVLLICTGIQIRYAESINIMTLNHAITLHNYIGLVVVANYFIWLGFYFSTGKIRIYIPDFQKLIPQMMTQALYYGYGIFKGAPNPHTMTPANKFNPLQQQAYLLIMMFILPAQIITGIFLWKIAGYEEYINLLGGIKIIDTIHVLLSFFFISFMIVHCYLSTLGSSPLAHFKAMVTGYEEHH
- a CDS encoding cytochrome c3 family protein, with product MKSIHSVTRLLGACLLAACTLWPLQVLAVENSECMECHSDETLTKKSTDNILQVELTKSLYVDEDAFNHSVHNANGITCVDCHTDIEALNWDEDLPHAATLQPVQCAMCHEESAVEFKDSVHMAMRTKGISMTCYACHGYHNVKQMASASVSERMDYVCLKCHNPYQSHDWLPSKESHFANVDCVVCHSPNAPRHTHLRFFDLATGTYDQTDSLMEKIGVSAKDFMATVDTDKDGAVNQGEFDDLMLRLKLKNIRTVLHAELVAAIDASAHGIVKQGAQKECGQCHSSNSSYFNEVNIVFPNPDGGIVHHKVDRSVLESYYVSHFYLLGGTRIKLLDKIGLIIVAGGVLVVLGHLTMRLLTIPWRRKHAADNK
- a CDS encoding cytochrome c3 family protein, whose product is MKKSLIYAALLTLCCAPCVVSLAQASDNGPAEITLESTIDGSKTPKPSAFPHGKHQALQECSVCHHGKDADGKKVDYVEGQKIEKCETCHNTKEATMAAAVNTFKKAAHKQCKTCHKNKDPKLAKCSVCHK
- a CDS encoding cation diffusion facilitator family transporter; translation: MESSEKTAWLSILTNTLLVGIKTAVALASGSVAVVADTIHSLTDVVSAVVILIGIKIARRPARGFPYGLYKVENLVALLTSILILFAGYEILKAVFFGENRPLPENIPLSIIGLCATLIITWLFSRYELKKGEETGSPSLIADARHVWTDMLSTLVILAAFIGSALGFGLDTFAAVIVVICIVRSAMTILIDSVRVLLDASLDFATITTIRETVLADPRVVKIKQLWARNAGRYKFVELDLVLRINDLERGHRVTEEIENRVKLEIPQVDRVLIHFQPQGKTKEILALPLCADRQTISAHFGEAPFFRLVTLQKPLNTITEDRRVENPYLGEKKAKGIKVAQWLLENGVTTLLSLQDQSGKGPGFVFGNSGAEILLTQKTDADSAIEQRVANKGETP